From the genome of Streptomyces sp. S4.7:
AGCGACGCGAGAGAGCCGGCCTCACGCAAGAGGCGCTGAGCCAACGGGCGGTCATGTCGCGCACGCACATCGCGCACATCGAGGCGGGGCGACGGCGGCCGGACATCGCCGACGCTCGACGGCTGGACCAAGTGCTCAAGACGGGCGGGCTGTTCGAGAGATTCCTGCCGACGCTGGACGGCAAGAAGGTCGCCGAACACTTCGAGGAGGCGCTGGAGTTCGAGCAGCAGGCCTCGGTGATCCGGGAGTACGCGCCGAAGCTCGTCCCCGGCATTCTTCAGACGGAGGCGTACGCGCGCGAGGTCCTGGGCTCGGGTTCCCCGCCGAAGAGCGCCGAGGAACGCGACAAGCTCCTTGTCACACGGCTGGCCCGCGCTCGCATACTGGACACCTTCGACTCGCCCGTGGTGTGGACGATGCTGGACGAGGCTGTGTTGCGGCGACCGATCGGTGGTCCGGCCACGATGTGCGAACAGCTCCGTCACATCGTCGCGCTGGGTGAGAGCCGCCGTATCCGGGTGCATGTGCTGCCGTTCGAGGTGGGCGCGCACGCACTGCTGGAGGGCTTCGTCTCACTGATGTGGTTCGACGACCTGCCGCCCATCGCCTATGTGGAGGGCTTGAAGAGCGGACGAGTCTGGGAGTTGCCATCCGTGGTGCGCCAGTGCCAGGAGGTCTACGATCATGCCTTGGGCGACGCGTTGTCGCACCGTAAGCCGTTGGCCCTGATCAGGTCCGTCGCGGAGGATTACGAGCATGACGCGCAGCAGCAGTAAGCACAGCATCTCGGACGCTTCGGTACTGCCCGTCTGGCGCAAGTCCAGCTACAGCGGCGGCAGTAGCGGCGAGTGCCTGGAGGTCAGCGACGCGTTCGCCGCCTGCGTCCCGGTCCGTGACAGCAAGGTCCCCCACGGTTCCGCCCTCCTCTTCGCCGCCCCCGTCTGGACTCCCTTCATCACCGCAGTCAAGTCCGACGGGTTCAACCGCTGAAGCTCGTGGAGCCCGTCCTCATGGGCGTTCGCAGAGCCGGTCAGCCACGCCCACCTGGCAGGTGCAGGCCTCACGGCAGCGGACCTGCAGGACGCTTGTCTCAGCGGCGCCGACATGCGTGGCTGTCATAGGGGTCTGGCAGGGTGCGGTTCAAGAGTGCTGATCCGCAAGGCGAGAGCGCCTACATCCTGGAGAAGACCTACACCGGCCAAATGGACTGGAGTTTGTTCTTCGTCCACTCCCAGCGTGAGCACATCAGGGCACTGCTACAGGACATGTTCCTGGACAATCCTGATTCGAACGTGATCGATGGCCAGTTCGAGAGCCATCTGGGTGGTGAGAGCGCGGATCTGTGGCTGATCGAGCACGGCCGTCGCATGGGCCACGTCGACCTGCGCCCCGTCATCGACTGGACGGAGGGGGGTGGCGTTGTTGTCGACTGGGCCGCGTTCGACGCCGCCGTCCCGACCGCTCTGACCGGGACACCCCTCCGGCACGGTGAAGAACTCCGGTTGCGTGATGTGCGGGCGGACTTCGAGCACACCAATAGTGAGCTGTTCAACCCCTACCCGGACGATCCCCTCAGCTACGGGATGCAGGGGTGGGTGGAAGGAGAGATGTCCGATCAGCCCTACGAGATGTTCACCGACCCCGACCCGGAACCTGCGTGACAGGCCGTTGATGGCCTCGCACACGCCCCACGCCCACCGGGAACACCCCATCGAGCTGCTGATCCAGCGGGCCGCCGAGTGCGGCCTCCTCTCAGCCGTACTCGACCTGGTCCAACTGCTCCCGGAGAACGGCGATTTCAACCGCCGTCCGAGCGTGGCGTTCGACGGCCCGTGGCTCGCCCTCACCGGGTTCGGCCGTTCGCCGTGGTGACCGACAACGCCTGAGCAGGCCCCGTCGCCGTCCACACGTCGGCGACGGGGCGCCGCGTGCGACGTAGGCTCGTCGCGCCCCGTCTCTTCTCCGCCACGCCCTGGGAGCCCACTCGTGAACAGCACCGACGACCGCGTGGGCCCGCCCCACCTCGGCGGCGAAC
Proteins encoded in this window:
- a CDS encoding helix-turn-helix transcriptional regulator, whose protein sequence is MAIEDNPESRTKYGEELRERRERAGLTQEALSQRAVMSRTHIAHIEAGRRRPDIADARRLDQVLKTGGLFERFLPTLDGKKVAEHFEEALEFEQQASVIREYAPKLVPGILQTEAYAREVLGSGSPPKSAEERDKLLVTRLARARILDTFDSPVVWTMLDEAVLRRPIGGPATMCEQLRHIVALGESRRIRVHVLPFEVGAHALLEGFVSLMWFDDLPPIAYVEGLKSGRVWELPSVVRQCQEVYDHALGDALSHRKPLALIRSVAEDYEHDAQQQ
- a CDS encoding DUF397 domain-containing protein — its product is MTRSSSKHSISDASVLPVWRKSSYSGGSSGECLEVSDAFAACVPVRDSKVPHGSALLFAAPVWTPFITAVKSDGFNR